Proteins co-encoded in one Sporosarcina sp. FSL K6-1522 genomic window:
- a CDS encoding ABC transporter ATP-binding protein, with protein MMKLSDIKKVYGNGSLKVPVLHGIDLEIEDGEFVAIMGPSGSGKSTLMNIIGFLDTPTTGSYELNGDNTSTVKENALAGLRNKHIGFVFQQFFLLPRLNALKNVECPLVYAGVSKRERIEKAKQMLTKVGLEDRMGHLPSELSGGQKQRVAIARALVNDPTIILADEPTGALDSKTSEQIMELLVELNEEGKTVIIVTHEEEIAAYTDRIITLKDGLITDDRRKTS; from the coding sequence TTGATGAAGTTGAGTGATATAAAAAAAGTCTATGGAAATGGCTCGTTAAAGGTACCAGTGTTACATGGTATTGATTTAGAAATTGAAGATGGTGAATTTGTCGCGATTATGGGACCTTCCGGGTCAGGGAAGTCGACGCTCATGAACATTATCGGTTTCCTAGATACGCCAACAACCGGATCATACGAACTGAATGGTGACAACACAAGTACGGTCAAAGAAAATGCGCTGGCGGGATTAAGAAATAAGCATATCGGCTTTGTCTTTCAACAATTTTTCCTACTTCCTCGGCTAAATGCCTTGAAAAATGTCGAATGCCCATTGGTGTATGCGGGTGTTTCGAAACGAGAGCGCATAGAAAAAGCGAAGCAAATGTTAACGAAGGTTGGGTTGGAAGATCGGATGGGGCATTTACCAAGTGAACTATCTGGCGGACAAAAGCAACGGGTCGCGATTGCGCGGGCGCTTGTCAACGATCCAACTATCATCTTAGCGGACGAGCCTACAGGTGCATTGGACTCAAAAACGAGTGAACAGATTATGGAATTGCTCGTTGAACTAAACGAAGAAGGAAAAACGGTCATCATCGTCACGCACGAAGAGGAAATCGCTGCGTATACCGATCGAATCATCACGTTAAAAGACGGTCTGATTACCGATGATCGGAGGAAGACGTCTTGA
- a CDS encoding ABC transporter permease: protein MSIWESLKIAFSSIWNHKVRSILTMLGIIIGVGAVIIIVAIGEGAKRQIAEDVFSTDKNAIELYYEPMMSEDGTEMDYEWPMVTGTDLEALQDLPGVKAVLGTNQSWATMAHNEEQADMMITGVDEHYFAAKGISMLEGRTFTSRDNESINRVVMIDSVTRDKFFHDGEDVIGEIIEVADNPYKVIGVYKSTIPEEMLQYDDFSSGEMLMPRTLVSMMFGNYEVDNISVIGDSPETLTETAQLAGDTLTEVMKLENGMYTSYDMGDYEAELESYFTTITLFIGSIAGISLLVGGIGVMNIMLVSVTERTREIGLRKALGATRGRILLQFLIESVTLTSLGGLIGIGFAAGATFIASQLLPFQAVISPLVVVIGFCFSAFIGIVFGILPANKASKLSPIEALRYE, encoded by the coding sequence TTGAGTATTTGGGAAAGTTTAAAAATTGCTTTTTCTTCGATCTGGAACCATAAAGTACGCTCCATTTTAACGATGCTCGGGATTATCATCGGTGTCGGGGCGGTTATCATCATCGTTGCAATCGGTGAAGGGGCAAAGCGTCAAATTGCGGAAGATGTATTTAGTACCGATAAAAACGCCATTGAGCTTTATTATGAACCAATGATGTCAGAGGATGGCACAGAGATGGATTATGAATGGCCCATGGTGACAGGAACGGATCTAGAAGCACTCCAAGATTTGCCGGGGGTCAAGGCGGTACTCGGGACGAATCAGAGTTGGGCAACGATGGCGCATAACGAAGAACAAGCGGATATGATGATTACAGGTGTGGATGAACATTACTTTGCGGCGAAAGGTATTTCAATGCTTGAAGGAAGAACCTTTACGTCTAGGGATAATGAGAGCATTAACCGAGTGGTGATGATTGACTCGGTCACGAGAGACAAATTCTTTCATGATGGGGAAGATGTCATTGGAGAAATTATTGAAGTGGCAGACAATCCTTATAAAGTGATTGGCGTATACAAATCGACAATTCCTGAGGAAATGCTACAGTATGATGATTTCTCAAGTGGTGAAATGCTCATGCCAAGGACATTGGTCTCCATGATGTTCGGAAATTATGAAGTCGACAATATTTCGGTCATTGGCGATTCGCCTGAAACGCTGACAGAAACGGCACAGTTAGCTGGGGACACGCTAACTGAAGTGATGAAGTTAGAGAATGGTATGTATACAAGCTATGATATGGGCGATTATGAAGCAGAGCTTGAAAGCTATTTTACGACGATTACGTTGTTCATCGGTAGTATTGCCGGCATCTCGCTCTTAGTAGGTGGCATCGGTGTCATGAACATTATGCTCGTATCGGTTACGGAACGGACGCGGGAAATTGGTTTGCGAAAAGCATTGGGGGCAACAAGAGGAAGAATCTTGCTACAGTTCCTAATCGAATCGGTCACGTTAACTTCTTTAGGCGGACTGATTGGAATTGGCTTTGCGGCAGGTGCAACGTTTATTGCTTCTCAATTATTGCCTTTCCAAGCTGTCATTAGCCCGTTAGTTGTTGTGATAGGTTTCTGTTTCTCGGCCTTTATTGGCATTGTGTTTGGAATCCTTCCAGCTAACAAAGCTTCTAAACTAAGTCCAATTGAAGCGCTACGGTATGAATAA